From the genome of Nasonia vitripennis strain AsymCx chromosome 1, Nvit_psr_1.1, whole genome shotgun sequence, one region includes:
- the LOC103316537 gene encoding uncharacterized protein LOC103316537 translates to MDDIEKAIARAAKYRYKLYNNTYITKEKRLELCTDIADIVNLRLKTRLSGTEVRDIWSKLRRRFSIRMTDNDMIVHQHLIYLKDYVITKNIDNVDQQSERRQCSKECYKYATSQAMKSILIVIILKLIVDHHQQIVQLIMDHHQQMISFIKLKLNHRAKMKLLQLALSKNPMVKSTLIYPQ, encoded by the exons ATGGACGATATTGAGAAGGCTATTGCCAGGGCTGCGAAGTACCGCTACAAGCTGTATAACAATACTTACATTACAAAGGAAAAACGGCTTGAATTATGTACCGACATTGCTGATATAGTCAACCTTCGTTTGAAAACTAGATTATCAG GAACTGAAGTAAGGGATATTTGGTCCAAGTTGCGAAGAAGATTTTCAATCAGGATGACTGATAATGATATGATTGTCCATCAACACTTGATTTACCTAAAAGATTATGTAATTACCAAAAATATCGACAACGTTGACCAACAATCAGAAAGAAGACAATGTAGCAAAGAATGCTATAAGTATGCTACTTCCCAAGCGATGAAGAGTATTTTGATAGTAATAATCCTAAAGTTGATAGTGGATCACCATCAGCAGATCGTACAATTGATCATGGATCACCATCAGCAGATGATCAgtttcataaaattaaaactgaACCACAGAGCGAAGATGAAGCTTTTGCAATTAGCGTTAAGCAAGAACCCAATGGTGAAGAGTACGCTGATATACCCACAATAA
- the LOC103316538 gene encoding uncharacterized protein LOC103316538 isoform X2: protein MFLIECIEKRPLLYDKSDDSFGKVCFNQKDEILDQIAYEIFESLGIMTTGETVKKMWAD, encoded by the exons ATGTTCTTGATTGAGTGTATCGAGAAGAGACCACTTTTATATGATAAAAGTGACGACTCGTTTGGAAAGGTCTGTTTTAACCAAAAAGATGAAATTTTGGACCAAATCGCCTATGAGATTTTTGAGAGTCTGGGGATTATGACGACAG GCGAAACAGTGAAAAAAATGTGGgcagattaa
- the LOC103316538 gene encoding uncharacterized protein LOC103316538 isoform X1, translating into MGYEQITVWPYYEAIKFLRNKLQEKDISLTSTSGCSKRQPQLDKFAVEKMEAKKNLTDVVKSLKETITKEATNILQQPASSSSEDYHLLLSDALQDVPSNQTLKCFQTIMRYIEEKKKSAFKKC; encoded by the coding sequence ATGGGATACGAACAAATTACTGTGTGGCCTTACTATGAAGCAATCAAATTTCTACGAAACAAACTACAAGAAAAAGATATCAGTCTAACTAGTACATCTGGATGCTCAAAAAGACAACCTCAACTGGACAAATTTGCTGTGGAAAAAATGGAagcaaagaaaaatttgacagatgTTGTAAAATCATTAAAGGAAACAATAACTAAGGAAGCTACAAATATTCTCCAGCAACCAGCAAGTAGCAGCAGCGAAGATTACCATCTCCTGCTGTCCGATGCACTACAGGATGTTCCATCAAACCAAACACTAAAGTGTTTTCAAACTATAATGAGATAcatcgaagaaaaaaagaaatcagctttcaaaaaatgttag